A genomic window from Silene latifolia isolate original U9 population chromosome Y, ASM4854445v1, whole genome shotgun sequence includes:
- the LOC141628318 gene encoding replication protein A 70 kDa DNA-binding subunit B-like, with product MKREGRSKPLFMMIRLVPMKIFHDKMEYEICNAKIKLLPEKYRGTTADHPYQLSFGAKTIIRPIEGCKPPIGPKYISLAAIPKNITTDDRYDVLVILIYVEPQRQVPRSTGDTLVVRELVVDPSTDQPLIITAWAEIASREGEQLQEIVGNFPIIGFTCLKPSYHKGFSVATTSVTFVKFNPEGEKADMLRAWANKNRIIISAKQQQVIEARELGGPRVLTMIKALLAKKATVTLQDE from the exons ATGAAGAG GGAGGGAAGATCAAAACCACTCTTTATGATGATAAGATTGGTGCCTATGAAAATATTTCATGATAAAATGGAATATGAGATCTGTAATGCGAAGATCAAGCTGCTGCCTGAGAAATATCGGGGAACTACTGCTGACCATCCATATCAGCTAAGCTTTGGTGCAAAGACAATTATCAGGCCTATTGAAGGCTGCAAACCTCCTATAGGTCCTAAATATATCAGCCTTGCTGCGATCCCCAAAAACATAACAACTGATGACAGATATG ATGTCCTTGTAATCCTAATCTATGTTGAGCCCCAGCGGCAAGTGCCGCGTTCTACTGGAGATACTTTAGTTGTGCGTGAACTGGTGGTGGATCCCAG TACGGATCAGCCGCTAATCATAACAGCATGGGCAGAGATTGCAAGTAGAGAAGGTGAACAGCTTCAGGAAATTGTTGGAAATTTTCCAATCATTGGCTTCACCTGTCTAAAACCATCATATCACAAAG GCTTCTCAGTAGCAACAACATCAGTGACATTTGTCAAGTTCAATCCTGAAGGGGAGAAGGCTGACATGCTACGTGCTTG GGCAAACAAAAATAGAATTATTATCTCTGCAAAGCAGCAGCAAGTTATCGAGGCTCGTGAACTTGGTGGACCACGGGTACTAACTATGATCAAGGCGCTACTAGCTAAAAAG GCAACAGTTACATTACAAGATGAATGA